The stretch of DNA TAGACTTTGGTAGACCAGACAGAAGTTCTTTTTGacgaattttaatattttggagAGAATTCTCTTTTGAAAGAGTGATGGTTCATTTTACCGTATCAATTTAAAAGATCAACTAGAATCATTTGTTTTACCTGAAAGATCATTtgaatatataaagaaaaacgAGTTTTGTTATCTTCAGAACTTATTTGATTGACTTTTGAAGTTAATGAATATTCAACTTTTGGAGAGTAAGTTTGGTTAGTTTTGTACATGCAAATAAGCAGTCAGCTTGATCTAAAATTGCACCTAGCTAGGGCACTTTTATTTACACGTCAGAATAGATGCCTTCACTGCCATCAAGAGTGGGATACTAAGAATGTTGACGTATGATCACGATAATGGACAATTATTCTTTTGCTTTTGAGATCCGCATAGAAGATTCTGATGCATACCATTTGGTCTGTCTGTTAATTTCTTATAATTCTCCTATCTGTCATATAGTTTCATTCATTCCATTTTATATGTTTGCATATCATATCCTACGCCTTCAAATTACTTTTGCAGGTATTATGGCATTTGAGATGGAGTATGAGCAATGGCTGGAAGGACAAGATAAGCAAGTTTGTGATTTAAAGACTGCTATGAATTCTCATCTAGTTGATATGGAGCTTCGCATCCTTGTTGATGATGCCATGCAACACTATTTTCATCTATTTGACATGAAAGCAAATGCTGCAAAGGCTGATGTCTTGTATATTATGTCTGGCATGTGGAAGACATCTGCTGAACGCTTTTTCTTATGGATTGGAGGGTTTCGACCTTCAGAGGTTCTAAAGGTGATCCATAATTCagttaaaaataattgtttcaAGATTTTCTACTGTCTAGGAAAATCCAGAGGTTGAGCTTGATGCATTtgcttttctttgttttcttcttttcctttttcaatcTTCTTTTGAAATGGTCTGAAACAGGTCTAGACGGAAGATGGTAGATGAAAATTGAGTTTCTATTACACACCACCTTATTATCTTGGTGTACGTATTATGTTTCTACTAATTTGATCATAACCAAGTCTAAATTGGATAAGTTTTGCTTATCGTCACTTTTGGTtgcaattattaatttgttttgattatgaCATTTTGGGCATGCCATAGGGTATCTTTCAAGAAGTTATtacttttttgaatattaattagatGCATTGAAGTGTGATCGTGTTGTGTTCATCTCCAATGACTTGTGATTCTCTTCTTTGGGTTTCTGGTCCATATATAGTTTTCTTTACTAAATCCATCTTTGTAAAACAGGTTCTTTGGCCACAGCTTGACCAGTTGACCGAACAACAAAAGTTCGAAATCCATAACCTTAGACAATCATGTCAGCAATTGGAAGATGCTCTTACACATGGTCTGGATAAACTCCAGCAAACTGTGTCTGAGGCTGCATCAGCTGGTCAACTGGGTGACGGAGGTTACATCCCACAGGTGATGACTGCAGTGGAGAATTTGGAAGCTTTGGCTAGCTTTGTGGCTCAGGTAATTTCTTGTAACCTTGCTATTAATAATTTTCACTTCTTCTGTTTTAATATATTGTTTTTTTCTCTTGTAGTAGTTAGTGCCCCATCTAAACTGTTCTTTTCATCCTTCTTCATGTATTATTTTTTCCAACCCGGTGGTGGGGAAGATTTCTGGGTTGTCACCTGATTATAATGTACAAACATTAACATTTCCAAatttccttgaatacttgaaTATCTAAATCAAAGATAAAGCAGGGAGCTTTAGCAGTAACGGAACAACCGTTTTGCAAAGTAAGAGTAAAGCTGCTTACAAAAATGATCCCTTGCAGACCCTAGAATAGGGAACTTAATGCACTAAGGACACCCTTTTTTCCTGAATATCTAAATTAGGAATCTTGACAACGCTGTTGGAATCTTGTATGCCTGGACGTCATAAAATCCTCGTGTCTCAGTTAAGAAATACGGTTtctgttaattatatatatttttcttctacttttcCGGTGATCATATCCCAACAATGAATGCTTGCAATAGATGCATCTCAACCTTACATACCATGTACAATTCCAAAATCATCATCAGCCCTGATATATGCTTAATGAGTCATGATGTTCTCTCTGAACACAGGCAGATCATCTTCGCAAGGAAACGCTGCAACAGATGTCTCGCACCCTAGACACCCGCCAGGCAGCTCGGGGCCTGGTTGCCCTCGGAGAGTACTGCCAGCGCCTTCGGGCTTTGAGCATGCTTTGGGCTGCTCGTCTTCACGAGCCTGCCTAGTCGTTAAGGGAAGAAACCAGATTCAAGTTTTGGCGCATAACCACGTACCGGTGGAAATCATATGGGCCAGCAGCCCATATATGAGATCGCTTGTAAGCTTCAATCAGTCCTATGTATGAACATAATCCAGTCCCTCctgcctgctgctgctgctgctggtgtTTGTGGTGCGGCCTCCCCGTCCTCCCTACCAATTGAGAAGTTGTATATAGGAATGCCTATTTTTATGAATAAGACGTGTTTGTTTGTGAATTTAGTTTACAGTGCTTGTGGGTTACttataccttttttttttttttttttgttgttgttgagaaGGCCTGGTTCTAAATAGAGTGCCTTTAGATGGAACTCAAATCATGTAAATTACATGTTATAAAATGATTCCCTTTGTACTTTTGGAGATTGTTGTATGCATTTCAATATTTGTGCAACTCTAGAAACTGTTACATGCGTTGCTTCCCCAAATGAAACAATTGtgttttgttgaatttttgtttgcaattgcgtaatatatatatatatatatatatattttggtgaaaaattaagCCAATAGCAAGCTTGTGATCGACTTCTAGGCTTACTGCCGACttgattttgttgtgtttttaattgtttttttcatttaactTTTCGGAAGAAAATCTGAAAAAGAACACAATTTTTCATTTATCCAACTTAAAATGGCTCTGCTTAATTAGCCATCTCATTTGTCAACTTAAGGTTCTACCACCAACCAATTACACCCATTTCATTAACCAAACACATTAAGATTAACAAgccatttttcctttctttttttttttgtaaaagatgtatctctctctctctctctctctctctctctctgtatatatatatatatatataactttttaCACATATTTAATCATCTCGTAGATATATAACATTTTTAAGATAACactattttgtaatttttattcttaaaattttgaaaaataacattatcaaacacactgttctctttctattttctaacaaataaaaatgaacGATTAAAGTTTAATGTAAAATCAAACGAGCCCtatattttaaatgttgaaatgtctctttcttttgatgcttttttttccaaattataaaaaataatattctccaAGAGATGAGATAAGTTGGAGAGAGGGCTAAAATTTTGACagaatttaaacataaaccTTGGTATTTAAAAAAGAGTTAATTACCAAAACAGACTTTTTACGacattttaaattatgtattaaatttttaatttttttaatattagaactaaattttctttttgtttcaaattaCCGTTGTCTatattctattaaaattatttattaatttctggcacattcttctcatttaaatgatatataattttaaaaagaataagtTTAGCGAATAAGAGAGCATGTAGCATGTAATGCCCAAATGTCACCTCTATCACAATATCTAaggtataataatatattggtAAAGaggtgatacatgaggtatcgTTTTCTTTGGccaatttatcttttttaaagtCATATTATTTAAGTGAGAAAGAgacattaataattaataaaatacgttaataaaataaaaataacggGAACAAATTTGAAATAGGATAAAAGTTTAGTCCTAATattgaaaaagttaaaaatttaataaataattaagaacaCAATATTCTTAACGCCAGTTACTGTCCAAAGATTTACTTTGGACGGGCCAGGAATATGGGATTAATTGTCCTTGTTATCGGACATAGTGACCATTCGACGACCCTCAACAACACAATATATTCTTAATtcataagtaaaattttattttccacCATCAAGGAAATAATTACTAACGCCAGTTAATGTCCAAAGATGTACTTTTGAGTCAAGCTTCTTTACCAGAACTGGTGCAAATTATAAGAGGACAGGCTAAGAAGTCATGCCTGCGCTGGTCTGAGTATACATCTTCTCACAACCTTGTCATGGCGTAGTCCAAAGCATCGACCAGGAAATCTGCAGATAGAAGAAACTCAAATCTAGAACAGATAGAAGACACAATTGTAGAAAGACTTTCTCAGACTAAAGACTCTCTGGCAGCAAATTTATATTATCTAGCTAGTTGGTGATAAGGTCTGTTAGGCAGCGCTTGACTTCACACTCAGTTTTGCCAATTAAGTAGGGAAAATTAGGCTTGTTCAGAGTACCTGCATCTTCCTTGGTGAAACACATAGGCGGCTTTATTCTGAAAACATTCCCATGGAGTCCCCCTTTTCCAACCAGAACACCAAGCTCTTCATTGAGGAAGCAAGCAGTCAATATGATAAGATATGCGGAATGAAATTACAcaaatttgagtattttttcCCCTTATTATGGGAAGGTGCACTCATACCTCGGAGCTTCTCAAATAAAACTGCAGTTTCTGCCTTGGCAGGAGTCTTCTCTTTTCTGTCGGTGACAAGTTCTATACCCACCATTAAGCCTCTGCCTCTCACATCTCCAATAACTGAATATCAAGatcaaaaagaataaataagagAAGAACCATGCTAAATACTTGTCattcaaaatctaaaatagCACGCATGTATGAAAAAGGATACTATTCATATTAAAaacaattcattaataaaagaaGTGTATGAATTGTTTTTAACCATAAACTTTATGCCCGGGTCAAACAAATCTAGCATCAGCTGATCTGTGATATGCACAGTATCCTATCCTTAAGGCCTTGGAAGTTGGGCATTAAATAATTATCATATTGATACCAATTTACCATGATTGATGTAGTCATGAAGCCCATCATGACCTAACATGTACCTATTATTCTATCAAATATCGATCTTCCCAGTCATGTCAGAGCTATTATGTTGCTTGCTCTGTTCAGTTATACTAAATTCGTGAGGAAAATCCATTTCCTCCAGGAAATTTCGCAGCTGAGTCCTATTGAACAACTGATTCAGTGTTAAGGTGAATTTGCAGGAGATAACACTGTCAAATAGGAAATCACGTAAGGAAACACATTAAGACTAGCTTACAGGGAGTCAAACTAAGGGCCTGAAATCAAGTCCAAGTAAAGGTCCATTTTAAAATCTTTTCTGTTTTAGGGTCATAGAACATTGCAAAAAGGCATCTACcagaaacagaaaataaaagttCCAACAGGTAATTACTTTCATGTTTTTCCTGAAGACTGGTTAAACGTCCAATCAAGTGTGAACCAACATCAGCGCAATGCTTTTGACGCTTCTCCTTATCAATAACTCTGAGAACTGCAAGTCCACCAGAAGAGCACACAGGGTTTCCACCAAAGGTGTTAAATTGTATCTTCTGAGCCAATACATTGGCTATTTCCGGCGTTGTGACAACTGCCCCCAAAGGCAATCCATTACCAATACCCTGAAAATTGCCATTGGTGAAATCCAATGAAGTCAAGacaacatttattaaaaaa from Diospyros lotus cultivar Yz01 chromosome 6, ASM1463336v1, whole genome shotgun sequence encodes:
- the LOC127804940 gene encoding transcription factor TGA1-like isoform X1; this encodes MTSPTAQFVTSRRLGLYEPIHQISMWADFKGNEFPNASVSMFDEVLTELNNQSEDNSRGTLGLPSKKFDQEAAKPAEKVLRRLAQNREAARKSRLRKKAYVQELETSRAKLIQLQEELERIRQQGLYIGGGLDTSHLGYSAKSGIMAFEMEYEQWLEGQDKQVCDLKTAMNSHLVDMELRILVDDAMQHYFHLFDMKANAAKADVLYIMSGMWKTSAERFFLWIGGFRPSEVLKVLWPQLDQLTEQQKFEIHNLRQSCQQLEDALTHGLDKLQQTVSEAASAGQLGDGGYIPQVMTAVENLEALASFVAQADHLRKETLQQMSRTLDTRQAARGLVALGEYCQRLRALSMLWAARLHEPA
- the LOC127804940 gene encoding transcription factor TGA1-like isoform X2, producing the protein MTSPTAQFVTSRRLGLYEPIHQISMWADFKGNEFPNASVSMFDEVLTELNNQSEDNSRGTLGLPSKKFDQEAAKPAEKVLRRLAQNREAARKSRLRKKAYVQELETSRAKLIQLQEELERIRQQGLYIGGGLDTSHLGYSAKSGIMAFEMEYEQWLEGQDKQTSAERFFLWIGGFRPSEVLKVLWPQLDQLTEQQKFEIHNLRQSCQQLEDALTHGLDKLQQTVSEAASAGQLGDGGYIPQVMTAVENLEALASFVAQADHLRKETLQQMSRTLDTRQAARGLVALGEYCQRLRALSMLWAARLHEPA